The proteins below are encoded in one region of Serratia symbiotica:
- the modB gene encoding molybdate ABC transporter permease subunit, whose translation MMLSEYEWQAVELSLQVSVLAVICSLPFGILMAWLLVRCQFPGKALLEGVIHLPLVLPPVVVGYMLLIAMGRRGVIGEKLYDWFGFSFSFSWRGAALASAVVAFPLMVRAIRLALEAVDIRLEQAARTLGATPWRVFFTITLPLSLPGVIVGVVLAFARSLGEFGATITFVSNVPGETRTLPLAIYTLIETPGAETAAARLCVIAIVLSLVALMVSEWLARWSRNRMGI comes from the coding sequence GCGGTTGAACTGAGCTTGCAAGTGTCTGTGTTAGCGGTGATCTGTAGCCTGCCATTTGGCATTCTTATGGCTTGGCTCCTGGTGCGCTGCCAGTTTCCCGGCAAAGCGCTACTGGAGGGGGTTATCCACCTGCCGCTGGTGTTACCGCCGGTGGTGGTGGGTTACATGCTGTTGATCGCCATGGGGCGGCGTGGCGTGATAGGTGAGAAACTGTATGACTGGTTCGGTTTCAGCTTCAGCTTTAGTTGGCGTGGGGCGGCGTTGGCTTCTGCTGTGGTGGCGTTTCCGTTGATGGTGCGCGCCATCCGGCTAGCGTTGGAGGCGGTGGACATCAGGTTGGAGCAGGCGGCGCGTACGCTGGGAGCCACCCCGTGGCGGGTATTTTTCACCATCACGTTGCCGTTGTCTTTGCCCGGTGTGATCGTCGGCGTGGTATTGGCCTTCGCCCGCTCGCTGGGTGAATTTGGCGCCACTATTACCTTTGTTTCCAACGTTCCCGGCGAGACCCGTACCCTTCCCTTGGCGATATACACCTTGATTGAAACACCGGGGGCGGAAACTGCCGCCGCGCGCCTGTGTGTGATCGCCATCGTGCTGTCGCTGGTTGCGCTGATGGTGTCCGAGTGGCTGGCTCGCTGGAGCCGTAACCGGATGGGGATATAA